The region TTCACCACGAACGGGAGTAATGTAGTCGGGTTATGGGACAGCTTCCGGACCACCGTAACCATCGCATTTTTCCTGAATACCATCTTCACAGCTTTAGTGGCTGCCGACTCTGTAGCTGGCGAGTTCACCTGGGGAACGATTAAGCTGCTGCTGATCCGCCCTTGGAGCCGCTCCAAGATTCTGCTCTCGAAATATATTTCGCTGGTCATCTTCAGTCTTGTCAGCACAGGCGTGCTGATCCTATTCGGCTATGGCTCCGCCTTCATTTTCTCTTCCTCAAATGCAGGGAATACCGGGGACATGGTGATGGGCTGGGGGCAAGGGGAATATGTCTTCATGCTGATTCTGTGCAGCTACATTGAGCTGTTCCTGACAGCAGCCATTGCCTTCATGATCTCCAGCGTGTTCCGTTCCAGTGGTCTGGCGATTGTGCTGTCGCTGTCGATCATGTTCACCAAGGATATCTTTATCGCCATCTTCAACCCTGACCGGTATGAGTGGGCGAACTATCTGATTTTTGCCCATATGAATCTTAGCAATTATGTGGTGTCGGATACCGGTCCCGGAGGAGCGACGCTGTGGTTCGCGATTGCCGTCCTGGCTGTGTATTATGTTATTTTCATGGCGGTATCATGGATTGTGTTCCGTAAAAGGGATGTGGCAGCGTAGGAGCAAGAAGGAGCTTGCCAGTGTTAAGCGTACAGGCTGAGAGCTTACGGCTCATGCACCCTCAAGCTTACTCTGCTTGCCCTCTCTGCGCTTACCGACAGACTTCTTGGCAGTGACCGTATGCAGCCCGCCCGCTGTCTCAGGGGCGGGCTGTTCGGTCATGGCCACAGCCCCGTTCAGCAGGCAGCCTTCCGTAATGCTCAGGGAACCAGCGGCAATGTTACCATGCAGCTGTCCCGTTCCGGTGAGAATCAGCTTCCGCTGGGCGGTTACGTCTCCATAGACCTTGCCGGCGATGATGATCTCCTGCGCCTCAATGCTGGAATGGACGGTGCCTTGCTCACCAACCGTCACAGTACCCTCACATAGAATCTCCCCGCTGAAATTCCCTTCAATCCGCAGGTTCGTATCGCAATGCACTTTTCCCTCAAGCGTGCCGCCATGTCCGATCAGGGAGTCGGTTGCCCTCAGCGAAGCACCTGGTTGACGTTTGTTCCACATTCCCGCATTCCTCCTTAATATTCTTGAACCTATAAAGGCTTAACATAATTAAGCGGATTCACCGGCTTGTTCTGCTTCACGACCTGAAAATGCAGATGAGGGCCCGTGCTGCGCCCGGTGCTGCCCAGCATGCCGATCTGCTCCCCTTTGCTGACCCGCTCACCGGGGGTGACCGTCATCTGGTTCAAATGCATGTACCAGGTCTCCAGTCCATTGTCATGCTTGATGATGATATATTTGCCCCGGGCTCCCATTTGTTCTGCGGAGGTAACCACGCCGCCCAGTGCCGCGTATACTGCATCTCCGATATTTCCCGCAATATCAATTCCGGAATGATAAGCAGAGACTCCTTTGAAAGGATCGGAGCGGTAGCCGAAGCTGGAGGTGATGACCTTCGAGCCGGTAGGCCACATCACGGCCCGTGCCAGCCGGGCTTGCTTCTCCTGGGCTTGTTTGGCCTGAAACTCCGCTCTTGTCTTGTGTGCCTCCTCGGCCTGTGTAATCGTGCTTGAGATACTGTTCATCATCTCATCCATGATGCTGTGGATCTCCTCGAAGTCATCCTTTGTCTCCTCAACCAGCCGCTGCGGATCATTCTCGTAGACGGCCACATATTCACCGCCGACCTGCGGATTCGCAGGCAGGCTCAGTGCGGTAGCAGCAGCCCGGATACGGAAGTTGACGGCAGGCGATACAGCGGCAGAGAGAGCTTCCGGCTGTTCCCGGATGAACGGGCCGGCGCTTAACCGGCTGACCTTGCCATAGCTTCCGGCGGCTGCGGTTCCTGCCCCGGCATCAGGCAAATCGGCCACTACCGGCTGGCTGCCTTTGACGGAAGCTGCGGAAGTTGCTGTACCCGCGCTGTAAGTCTTGGCACCAACATCTTCAGTACGGATAGCCGCATTAGAACCGCTGCCGGCAGCAGAAGAGGTGGTCTCCTTGTTGATCAGCGATTGCAGCTGCTCCTCCAGCTCAGTCACACTCTTCAGCTTGTCTTTAATACTCTCCGCTTCCTCCGAGAGCTCGCTTACCTGGCCGCGCAGCTGCTGTAATGCCTGATCCTTATCGGCAACCTTCAGCTCCATGCGGATATTGGTCAGCGATAAGGCGGCCGCTTCAGCCTCCAGCTCTGCGATGGACCGGGAAGCATGCATATGAATGGAGGTGACCAGACTGGAGAGGGAGAGAGCGGCTGCGGCAGGCAGCGCCAGAGCGAAGGGCTTCGACATCTGCAGCTGCTTCACAGGCCGTCCGGCCTCACGCATAACGAGCAGCGTAATCTTTTTCTGACTTGGCTGACTCTTCATAACGTCTCCTTACTGCGGCCATGGCAGCCGCTTGGTATGAACTGACTGAAACCATCTGTCGGGGTGCAGGGGGCTTATCCGATTCGTCCTACTACTCTATGTATTCCATAACTAAGGTGAACATGACAACGGTTTACTTGAATAAAGAAGGAGAGTTAAGGCAAAACCTGTAGTAAGCGCAGGTTTATGCCGCGGCAGACTCCTCATGAAAGTTAGCAAGTGCCGTCTATGCCCGCAGAGATAGTAAGAGTTCATTCAGTTGATCAGGAGGCCCGGAATGAGGATATTTGCCGTTATCTTATGTCTTTTTATTGTGCAGCTTGCCATTATTACCGCTGCAGAATTTCGCCGTCCGCAGCGGGCGCTTGCCTGGATATGTATCACCTTCTGCTGCCCGCCGCTGGGCCTGCTGTTCTACTATTTCCTGGGACGCGATTACTGGCAGAGCCGGAAGCTTGGCAACCGGTGCGTCTCCCTGCTGCGGGAAATCCGTATTCATGTTACCGGCAAGATTCATAAGGTCAAGCAGGCGGAGGATACCGGCAACCCCGGATTTGAACACCGCTCAGAGCTGCTGCACCTGTTCGCTGGACTGGCGGACAGTCCGGTTACAAGCCACAACCGGTGTGAAGTGCTGTCCAGTGCACAGGCAGCGTATAAGTCCATGCTGGAGGTGATGGAAGGTGCGCAGGAGCACATCCATATGGAATTTTATATTTTCCGGGAGGACGGCATCGGCCGGCAGTTCCAGGAGCTGATGATCCGCAAGGTACGCCAGGGGGTGAGGGTGCGCCTGCTGTGCGATGGACTGGGCAGCCATAAACTAAGCAGGGGCTTTGTGAATACACTGAAGAACGCGGGAGTGCAGGTCTATTTTTTTCTGCCTCCGCTGACTGCACTGCCGGACCGCCGCTTCAACTACCGCAATCACCGGAAGATTCTGGTGGTGGACGGACTGACCGGATTCACCGGAGGCATGAACATAGGCGATGATTACCTGGGCAAAAATCCGGAAATGGGCTACTGGCGGGATACGCATCTGCGCCTTGAAGGGGATGCCGTCTATCAGCTGCAGTATGTGTTTCTCAAGGACTGGCGGCTGGCGGCTGGTGATATTATCAGTCATCCGCGCTTCTTCCCGGATCATAGCTGTAGCGGAAGGGATGCCGTGCAGATTGTCGCCAGCGGCCCGGATGCGGCCATAGATGCCACCCAGGAGATGTATTTCGCTTCTATCTGCGCCGCAAGGCAGCGGATCTGGCTGACCTCGCCGTATTTCATTCCCGACCCTTCGATAAGCAGGGCGCTGAAGAATGCGGTCCTTAGCGGGGTGGATGTCAGGATCATCATCCCGGCGAAACCGGATAATAAGCTGGTCTATTATGCCACGCTGTCGTATCTGGAGAATCTGCAGGACGCCGGTGTGAAATTTTACCGTTATACCAAGGGGTTCATGCATGCCAAGGTCATGATTATTGACAGTCTGCTGGCTACGGTCGGCAGTGCCAATCTGGACATGCGCAGCTTCTATTCCAACTTTGAGCTGACGGCGGTGCTGCTCCGGCCGGAGATTATTACAGAGCTGGCTGAGGACTTCAGCAGAGACCTGGAGCAGAGTGAATTCATTGATCCGAAAAAGTTCCGGGAGCGCGGCCGTAATGTCAAACGCATAGAAAGTCTGTGTCAGCTCTTATCCCCGCTATTATGACAGAAAAGATGGCGGAAGCATCGATTATCGAAGGTTATATCAATTTACATGCGTTATTTGACCTTCCTTTA is a window of Paenibacillus sp. FSL H3-0469 DNA encoding:
- a CDS encoding ABC transporter permease subunit, with protein sequence MGEFASLIHNENIKIFRRLRTWIMLVLLALMSALFPALIHFTTNGSNVVGLWDSFRTTVTIAFFLNTIFTALVAADSVAGEFTWGTIKLLLIRPWSRSKILLSKYISLVIFSLVSTGVLILFGYGSAFIFSSSNAGNTGDMVMGWGQGEYVFMLILCSYIELFLTAAIAFMISSVFRSSGLAIVLSLSIMFTKDIFIAIFNPDRYEWANYLIFAHMNLSNYVVSDTGPGGATLWFAIAVLAVYYVIFMAVSWIVFRKRDVAA
- a CDS encoding polymer-forming cytoskeletal protein; the protein is MWNKRQPGASLRATDSLIGHGGTLEGKVHCDTNLRIEGNFSGEILCEGTVTVGEQGTVHSSIEAQEIIIAGKVYGDVTAQRKLILTGTGQLHGNIAAGSLSITEGCLLNGAVAMTEQPAPETAGGLHTVTAKKSVGKRREGKQSKLEGA
- a CDS encoding M23 family metallopeptidase, which produces MKSQPSQKKITLLVMREAGRPVKQLQMSKPFALALPAAAALSLSSLVTSIHMHASRSIAELEAEAAALSLTNIRMELKVADKDQALQQLRGQVSELSEEAESIKDKLKSVTELEEQLQSLINKETTSSAAGSGSNAAIRTEDVGAKTYSAGTATSAASVKGSQPVVADLPDAGAGTAAAGSYGKVSRLSAGPFIREQPEALSAAVSPAVNFRIRAAATALSLPANPQVGGEYVAVYENDPQRLVEETKDDFEEIHSIMDEMMNSISSTITQAEEAHKTRAEFQAKQAQEKQARLARAVMWPTGSKVITSSFGYRSDPFKGVSAYHSGIDIAGNIGDAVYAALGGVVTSAEQMGARGKYIIIKHDNGLETWYMHLNQMTVTPGERVSKGEQIGMLGSTGRSTGPHLHFQVVKQNKPVNPLNYVKPL
- the cls gene encoding cardiolipin synthase, producing the protein MRIFAVILCLFIVQLAIITAAEFRRPQRALAWICITFCCPPLGLLFYYFLGRDYWQSRKLGNRCVSLLREIRIHVTGKIHKVKQAEDTGNPGFEHRSELLHLFAGLADSPVTSHNRCEVLSSAQAAYKSMLEVMEGAQEHIHMEFYIFREDGIGRQFQELMIRKVRQGVRVRLLCDGLGSHKLSRGFVNTLKNAGVQVYFFLPPLTALPDRRFNYRNHRKILVVDGLTGFTGGMNIGDDYLGKNPEMGYWRDTHLRLEGDAVYQLQYVFLKDWRLAAGDIISHPRFFPDHSCSGRDAVQIVASGPDAAIDATQEMYFASICAARQRIWLTSPYFIPDPSISRALKNAVLSGVDVRIIIPAKPDNKLVYYATLSYLENLQDAGVKFYRYTKGFMHAKVMIIDSLLATVGSANLDMRSFYSNFELTAVLLRPEIITELAEDFSRDLEQSEFIDPKKFRERGRNVKRIESLCQLLSPLL